The Glycine soja cultivar W05 chromosome 9, ASM419377v2, whole genome shotgun sequence sequence aaaacaaaatctaactgatcgttcacgctgtaaccacggttaaaccaaaaaaaggaaaaataataataaaataatcaaaatatcttgaaaaataataataaaataatcaaaatatctttgaataaaataataaaaaaaatcaatcggacgtttttctttggaagtttccttgaatgaattgactaataaccaaagtgaaactaaggctaaaatcaactcacaaatcaagcttttttttccgcaaaaatcactaaagaccgttttaaggtccaatgccttaaacggtcctctttgcatttatcgattaacatggaccgttcaaaagcataaaatcaacatgtaactttaccgcttttgcaagaactacctaggtctgatttcctcatcgcaattgagtatacgtaggagcaaaagccccgcttttgtcgaccaccccaagagatcgttaatggtccaatgccttaacgtttctctactttcaaaaaccaagagatcgttaatggtcaaacgccttaacatttctctcatttcaaaatcaaaagatcgtttaatggtccaacgccttaaatgaccttttgttcggttaaaatatatcttgcgaaaaaaagataaagacaacttaaccaacgtttagttttcaaagaactacgtaggtatgatttccacatcgcaattgaggatacgtaggagtgagggaaacacccttgtcgaccacaaaaaagataaaaaatacaaaaggcataaaagacataaaaacataaaaaagggaaaaatacataattttgaagtcatatttgcacatttgattgaaggctgccgtcccttgtgacggacgcgtggggtgctaataccttccccgtgcataaaaacaactcccgaacctttcacgattaacgttcgtagaccacaccttttccagttttttcgacgttttcctcgaataaacattggtggcgactttgcgcattttcctcccttggaagacgcacccatgagcccccgtgtcgccctcccgccgaaggataGGTTGCGACAACTTGCCAATtagttaacaagtttttggcgttgTTATCGAggattttctttttacttaGTATGCATATTGCAGTTTGGAAGCAACCATTCTTTattcattaatttgtttttatagaGTTATTTCTCTCTAATTTAATCTAATCTCTTGTCTTGGTTAACTGCTCTGTAGTAGCTTGCTTCTTATATGCGAGGTAAAACCCCAACAGAGGACTTAGCTCCATTGGATTTGGAGATTGAGGCGACTTGTAGAAGAAACAACGCAGCAAAGAAAAGAGGGGAGCTACAACATAGACCAACTGACCTTGGTGAAGGGAGGATTCTATCATttgaatcttcttcttcattccctATCAATAtctgaaagaatttgaaattggtACCATTGAGGCAACCATAATGGTAGAAGATAGACCACCAAGGGTGACTTTTGAGGACTATTCTAGTTCTACCATGCCGCAGTTTTTCACTAGCATTGCTCGTCTAGAAGTTCAAGCAACAAACATTTCCTACCCACACTCATTGATTCAGCTCATTCAAGGCAATCTTTTCCATGGTTTACCAAATGAAGATCCCTATGCTCACTTAGCCACATacattgaaatatataatactGTGAAGATAGCAGGAGTTTCAGAAGATGCCATAAGACTcaatctattttcattttcgcTAGCTGGAGAAGCTAAGAAATGGCTGCAGTCATTCAAAGGGAACAACCTGAAAACTTGGGAAGAGGTAGTTGAAAAATTCTTGAAGAAGTATTTTCCCAAGTCAAAGACAGTTGAAGGGAAGGCAATGATTTCTTCATTCCATTAGTTTCCAGATGAATCCTTGAGTAAAGTCTTGGAGTGCTTTCACAGTTTACTTCGGAAGACTCCCACTCATGGGTTTATCGAACCCATTCAGCTCAACATCTTCATTGATGGCATGCGCCCCCAATCTAAACAGTTACTTGATGCTTTAGCTGggggaaaaattaaattaaagactCCTGATGAGGCCATGGAATTGATTGAGAACATGGCAGCCAGTGACCATGCCATATTGCGTGATAGGACTCACACTTCCATAAATAGAAGTTTGTTGGAGCTCACATCACATGATGCtttgttggcacaaaataagttgtTGACTAAACAGCTTGAAACTCTTAGAGACTTTGAATACACTTCTGACACAGTTACATACAATTCAACCTATTCATTTTGCAATCATGCAAGTTGGAGGATGCAACATATGTGGGGGAGTTCATGAGTCTGGTGCATGCACGACTTAGGATGATTCCTCTAAGGAGGTGAattatgttggatcaagtggcctcagaataattaagaaggggggggggggttaattaattactaacgtgtcttgactaattaaaaatctatccttcttaatgttactagattaaattaggcttttactactaagttaacaAAGTAAagaatgtaaataaaaaataaccaaaactAAAAGctataattaaaagtacacagcggaaattaaagagtgtagggaagaagaagaaaaacacaagatttatactggctcggccacaaaccgtgcctacatctagtccccaagcaacctgtggttcttaagatttctttcaaccttgtaaaatcctttacaaaccaaagatccacaagggatgtaccctcccttgttctctttgaaaaaactaagtggatgtaccctccacttgaactgatccacaggagatgtaccctttcttgttcttagtataacaatccccaagtagatttaccctctacttgtaccacaaaggatgtaccctccaatgtgttgggacaaagaattctcaggcggttagtcctttgaatctttgtcaggggaaacaaaagatatctcaggtggttagtcctttgaaatcttttgcttaaggggaagggaagaatcaaaagaattctcaggcagttagtcctttgaatcttttgtaagggagaagagagacacaaaagaattcaggcggttagtccttctgttcttttggcaaagggagaagagaatgaaaacgatgaataacacaagtttttgaacaaagaacttttcttggaagagaaagtgttgaacaaaaacttttagaaagatgaagagaaataaatCAGAAAGATCTGTTGAAAgtattgaaagagatgaaagaagacATTGAAAGATGGATTGAAAGATAAATGATAGATCATTAGataaattcatgccatggtcacatatttataatctcttgatgactcaagtcaaagtttgtgactcttggaaatttctttaaaactagtcacttaaaaaagttgtgacttttgaaaaaatcttcagaaataagtcacttgaagaattgtgacttttggaaatgtatttttcgaaatcagttactggtaatcgattaccatcaaggtgtaatcgattacacatcaacagatgtgactcttcattttgaattttgaaaattaaaacgtttagaggctttggtaatcgattacaagtattgtgtaatcgattacacaagtttaaaatgattttaaaatgttaaaatttgaaatctaacgttttaaaacactggtaatcgattactaccttctagtaatcgattaccagagagtagaactctttggtaatgattttgtgaaaacttcttgtgctactcaatgttttggaaaacttttttagtacttatcttgattgagagAATGcatacaagttttgttctaccgttcactcatccctttctccccctttctttttgaatttatgcttaattttaatgttttgaaaatataatatcttgatttctaaaatatccatttttctctccccctttggcaacataaaaaaggccaaagtgcgtaaaacacacataatttttaaaaacatacacaaagcatattttgtaaaataaacataaaagattcTAAACCATTCATGAAGCAAGACATAAACCAAATTATATTGCAAATCACATAGTCATATATCACAATCAATAAATattcagtcatactaagcaaatattaaaaatactaagtgttcaaatgtcataagcatatagccaaatacaaggctttggaaacaaaataataataatagagtcTAAACTGATGGTGGTGG is a genomic window containing:
- the LOC114368306 gene encoding uncharacterized protein LOC114368306, which codes for MVEDRPPRVTFEDYSSSTMPQFFTSIARLEVQATNISYPHSLIQLIQGNLFHGLPNEDPYAHLATYIEIYNTVKIAGVSEDAIRLNLFSFSLAGEAKKWLQSFKGNNLKTWEEVVEKFLKNLLRKTPTHGFIEPIQLNIFIDGMRPQSKQLLDALAGGKIKLKTPDEAMELIENMAASDHAILRDRTHTSINRSLLELTSHDALLAQNKLLTKQLETLRDFEYTSDTVTYNSTYSFCNHASWRMQHMWGSS